In one window of Opitutus sp. GAS368 DNA:
- a CDS encoding exopolysaccharide biosynthesis protein: protein MNIPLLPVVHPPRKLSAELADLRVRVAERAVTIRELLYVLKGRAYMLLVILLTLPFLLPLPLPGLSTPFGFAIILICLRLALGQRPWLPKSVQRRQLPAGFIPRLLDLAAKIIGGLERVLRPRWLVLTEHALIRQLHALVMVAGAAILLLPLPIPFSNGLPAWSILLVASGLLERDGRAIALGYVVFALSVVYLWLFGEAAQGLVEAGMKWLRRP from the coding sequence ATGAACATCCCGCTGCTGCCCGTCGTCCATCCACCCCGGAAACTTTCGGCGGAACTCGCCGACCTGCGGGTGCGCGTCGCGGAGCGCGCCGTGACGATCCGGGAACTGCTCTACGTGTTGAAGGGCCGGGCCTACATGCTGCTGGTGATCCTGCTCACCCTGCCTTTTTTGCTGCCGCTACCGCTTCCGGGATTATCCACGCCGTTCGGCTTTGCGATCATCCTGATCTGCCTGCGGCTGGCGCTTGGGCAGCGGCCCTGGCTGCCCAAGAGCGTCCAGCGCCGGCAGTTGCCGGCGGGTTTCATCCCACGGTTGCTCGACCTGGCCGCGAAAATCATCGGCGGGCTGGAGCGGGTGTTGCGGCCGCGGTGGCTCGTGCTCACCGAGCACGCGCTGATCCGGCAGCTGCACGCCCTCGTGATGGTTGCCGGCGCCGCCATCCTTTTGCTGCCGCTGCCCATTCCCTTTTCCAACGGCCTGCCGGCCTGGTCCATTTTGCTCGTGGCCAGCGGACTCCTGGAGCGCGACGGCCGCGCGATCGCGCTGGGCTACGTGGTGTTCGCGCTCAGCGTGGTCTACCTGTGGCTGTTCGGCGAAGCAGCCCAGGGACTGGTGGAGGCCGGAATGAAATGGCTGCGGCGCCCGTGA